From Firmicutes bacterium HGW-Firmicutes-1, one genomic window encodes:
- the rfbB gene encoding dTDP-glucose 4,6-dehydratase → MKTILVTGGAGFIGSTFITYILNKYPEYFIINFDKLTYAGNLENLNEAKSFDNYKFIQGDIIDREHLWEIFNSNEIHYVVNFAAETHVDRSIDDPDVFIRTNVLGTGVLLDVSKRSWEEGTDEQGYPVYKEGVKYIQISTDEVYGALGKEGLFTELTPLSPNSPYSASKASGDLLVQAYHNTYHFPAIITRCSNNYGPRQYPEKLIPLMIKKALQMEKLPVYGDGLQIRDWIHVVDHCRAIDQVMQMGCIGEVYNIGGIQEKQNIEIIKLILEILGKNDTLIEYIQDRLGHDRRYAIDNTKIRNEIKWEPIYSFENGMVETIDWYKPIFLKEVHK, encoded by the coding sequence ATGAAAACAATATTAGTTACTGGTGGAGCAGGTTTTATTGGAAGTACTTTTATAACTTACATATTAAATAAATATCCTGAGTATTTTATAATAAATTTTGATAAGCTTACATATGCAGGTAATCTTGAAAATTTGAATGAAGCCAAATCTTTTGATAACTATAAATTTATTCAAGGAGATATTATTGATAGAGAGCATTTGTGGGAAATTTTTAATAGCAATGAAATCCATTATGTTGTAAATTTTGCTGCTGAAACACATGTGGACAGGAGCATTGATGATCCTGATGTTTTTATCAGAACAAATGTTTTAGGTACTGGAGTATTGTTAGATGTTAGCAAAAGAAGCTGGGAAGAAGGGACAGATGAACAAGGATATCCTGTTTATAAAGAAGGAGTAAAATATATTCAAATATCGACAGATGAGGTTTATGGTGCTTTAGGTAAAGAGGGTTTATTTACTGAATTAACCCCATTGTCACCTAACAGTCCTTACTCAGCAAGTAAAGCGAGTGGAGACTTATTGGTACAGGCGTATCATAATACTTATCATTTTCCAGCAATCATAACGCGGTGTTCAAATAATTATGGTCCGAGACAATACCCAGAAAAACTGATACCTTTGATGATAAAAAAAGCCTTGCAGATGGAAAAACTACCTGTTTATGGGGATGGCTTACAGATTAGAGATTGGATTCATGTAGTGGATCATTGTAGAGCCATAGACCAAGTTATGCAAATGGGGTGCATAGGTGAGGTTTATAATATTGGGGGCATTCAAGAGAAACAAAACATAGAAATTATTAAGCTGATTTTGGAAATATTGGGAAAGAACGACACTTTGATTGAATATATTCAAGATCGACTAGGGCATGATCGCAGATATGCCATTGACAATACAAAAATTAGAAATGAGATAAAATGGGAACCCATTTATTCCTTTGAAAATGGAATGGTGGAGACCATTGATTGGTATAAACCGATTTTTTTGAAAGAAGTCCATAAATAA
- the rfbC gene encoding dTDP-4-dehydrorhamnose 3,5-epimerase, translating into MGNFVFTETDLEGVIMIEPQVFEDSRGSFMEGFHYDTFKKAGIDMQIRQINVSRSKQGVLRGLHYQKNYPQAKLVKVMRGEIFDVAVDVREGSTTYGKWFGLVLSEQNKKQLYIPRGFAHGFLVLSEEAEFLYMVDNDYYPEDESGVMWDDPKIGINWPINSISEVLLSEKDNKLNNLK; encoded by the coding sequence ATTGGCAACTTCGTATTTACAGAGACAGATTTAGAGGGTGTTATTATGATTGAACCTCAAGTATTTGAGGACTCAAGAGGTTCTTTTATGGAAGGGTTTCACTATGACACATTTAAAAAGGCGGGTATCGATATGCAAATCCGTCAGATTAACGTTTCGCGATCAAAACAAGGTGTGTTAAGAGGATTACACTATCAGAAAAACTATCCTCAAGCAAAATTGGTTAAGGTAATGAGAGGAGAAATATTTGACGTGGCTGTTGATGTGCGTGAGGGATCAACAACGTATGGCAAATGGTTTGGACTAGTGCTTTCGGAACAAAATAAAAAACAACTATATATTCCTAGAGGATTTGCACATGGATTTTTGGTTTTATCTGAAGAAGCAGAATTTTTATATATGGTTGATAATGATTATTATCCAGAAGACGAAAGTGGTGTCATGTGGGATGATCCTAAAATAGGTATAAATTGGCCGATAAACAGTATTTCAGAAGTTTTATTATCTGAAAAAGATAATAAACTTAACAATTTAAAGTGA
- the rfbA gene encoding glucose-1-phosphate thymidylyltransferase, whose protein sequence is MKGIILAGGSGSRLYPITKAISKQLLPVFDKPMIYYPLSTLMLAGISEILIISTPRDLGLYKNLLGSGEHLGINLSYIEQQKPSGIAEAFILGETFIGNEAVALILGDNIFYGQGFSKLLEECAQLKNGSIIFGYYFQDPTAYGVIEFDENGKAISICEKPTVPKSHFAVPGLYFYDNRVVEIAKELHPSQRGELEITDVNLAYLKSGELSVKLLGRGLAWLDTGTHESLLDASNYVATIQKRQGFYVACIEEIAYRKGFISREQLTILADGFSNTQYGDYLKMISEDFNNTFAGNTVI, encoded by the coding sequence ATGAAAGGTATTATACTTGCGGGAGGATCCGGATCACGATTATATCCGATTACGAAAGCGATTTCTAAACAATTATTACCTGTTTTTGACAAACCAATGATTTATTACCCACTTTCAACTTTAATGCTTGCAGGCATAAGTGAAATACTAATTATTTCAACACCAAGGGATTTAGGACTATACAAAAATTTACTAGGCTCGGGTGAACATCTAGGCATTAATCTTTCATACATTGAGCAGCAAAAGCCGAGTGGTATAGCAGAAGCCTTTATTCTAGGGGAAACCTTTATCGGAAATGAAGCCGTTGCACTAATTTTAGGTGACAATATCTTTTATGGTCAGGGATTTTCTAAATTACTTGAAGAGTGTGCACAGTTAAAAAATGGCAGTATTATATTCGGATATTATTTCCAAGACCCTACTGCGTATGGAGTTATCGAATTTGATGAAAATGGAAAAGCTATTTCAATATGTGAAAAACCGACAGTACCAAAGTCGCATTTTGCCGTACCTGGGCTCTATTTTTATGATAATAGAGTTGTAGAAATTGCAAAAGAGCTTCATCCCTCTCAGAGAGGTGAATTGGAGATTACAGACGTAAATCTAGCATATTTGAAAAGCGGAGAACTAAGTGTTAAATTACTTGGTAGAGGTTTGGCGTGGCTTGATACGGGTACTCATGAAAGTTTATTAGATGCTTCAAATTATGTAGCAACTATACAAAAAAGACAGGGTTTTTATGTGGCATGCATCGAAGAGATTGCCTATAGAAAAGGTTTTATTTCCAGAGAGCAATTAACAATACTTGCAGATGGATTTTCAAATACCCAATATGGTGATTATTTAAAGATGATATCTGAGGATTTCAATAATACTTTCGCAGGTAACACAGTTATCTAG